A single region of the Duganella sp. BuS-21 genome encodes:
- a CDS encoding response regulator, translating to MASDKTTVLIVEDEPAIVELVTFSLREAGWNCCAVQSAGEAWDFIQTKTPQLILLDWMLPDSTGLRLLSRIRSDRQFNEIPVIMLTAKSMEEDKLAGLNSGADDYVTKPFSPRELLARAKALLRRKSPEHAQSTMRAANIMLDPVSCTVSMDDQKIDIGHAEYKLLKFLLAHPERVFSRSQLLDKVWGDHVVIEERTVDVHVLRLRKALKEAEHLIKTVRSVGYMLSEKT from the coding sequence ATGGCATCTGATAAAACCACCGTACTGATCGTTGAAGACGAGCCGGCAATCGTCGAACTGGTGACGTTCTCCTTGCGCGAAGCGGGCTGGAACTGCTGCGCCGTGCAAAGCGCGGGCGAAGCCTGGGATTTCATCCAGACCAAGACCCCGCAGCTGATCCTGCTCGACTGGATGTTGCCCGACTCGACCGGCCTGCGCCTGCTGTCGCGCATCCGCTCGGACCGCCAGTTCAACGAAATTCCGGTCATCATGCTGACCGCGAAAAGCATGGAAGAAGACAAGCTGGCCGGCCTCAACAGCGGCGCCGACGATTACGTCACCAAGCCGTTCTCGCCGCGCGAGCTGCTGGCGCGCGCCAAGGCGCTGCTGCGCCGCAAGAGTCCTGAGCACGCGCAATCGACCATGCGCGCGGCCAACATCATGCTCGATCCGGTCAGCTGCACGGTGTCGATGGACGACCAGAAGATCGACATCGGCCACGCCGAATACAAGCTGCTGAAATTCCTGCTGGCGCATCCTGAACGCGTGTTCTCGCGCAGCCAGCTGCTGGACAAGGTGTGGGGCGATCACGTGGTGATCGAAGAGCGTACCGTTGATGTGCATGTGCTGCGTCTGCGCAAGGCCTTGAAAGAGGCCGAGCACCTGATCAAAACCGTGCGTAGTGTGGGCTACATGCTGTCGGAAAAAACCTGA
- the phoR gene encoding phosphate regulon sensor histidine kinase PhoR — MNPKLVFWVPAALRTAIILAACAVGGWIFGWVNGLILALLAMMALVFTQLSYLYQLSNWMDDPQSAKLPDGWGEWTNIFSRLYRMRREDEKNQTELTEWLARFRQAMHLLPDGVAIMDDVLFLEWCNPAAEQHLGLSNERDKGMRVTNLVRNPDFMDYIILGRYEQPLTISFRERKLIVHIIPFENRRQILVTHDATETERIEEMRRDFIANASHELRTPLTVIVGFLEIAAQEGLDAATRSSHLKLMTEQGHRMQHLIEDMLTLSRLESVDYPMRPEPIVVNQLMDQLLREARALSAGKHEITMEVSGPDVLGSYDELHSAFGNLASNAVRYTPAGGKIHLVWKEFENGIKFMVEDTGIGISPEHISRLTERFYRVDKSRSRETQGTGLGLAIVKHVLLRHGSTLQIKSEAGKGSTFIVCMPKTAVVEQQPELLAG; from the coding sequence ATGAATCCTAAACTGGTGTTCTGGGTGCCTGCCGCGCTGCGCACCGCCATCATCCTGGCGGCGTGCGCGGTCGGAGGCTGGATCTTCGGCTGGGTCAACGGCCTGATCCTGGCGTTGCTGGCCATGATGGCGCTGGTGTTCACCCAGCTGTCATATCTGTATCAGCTCAGCAACTGGATGGACGACCCGCAGAGCGCCAAGCTGCCGGACGGCTGGGGCGAATGGACCAACATCTTCTCGCGCCTGTACCGCATGCGGCGCGAGGACGAAAAAAACCAGACCGAGCTGACCGAATGGCTGGCGCGCTTCCGCCAGGCCATGCACCTGCTGCCGGACGGCGTGGCCATCATGGACGACGTGTTGTTCCTGGAGTGGTGCAATCCGGCCGCCGAGCAGCACCTGGGCCTGAGCAACGAGCGCGACAAGGGCATGCGCGTGACCAACCTGGTGCGCAATCCGGATTTCATGGATTACATCATCCTTGGCCGCTACGAGCAGCCGCTGACCATCAGCTTCCGCGAGCGCAAGCTGATCGTGCACATCATTCCATTTGAAAACCGCCGCCAGATTCTGGTGACGCACGACGCCACCGAAACCGAGCGCATCGAGGAAATGCGGCGCGACTTCATCGCCAATGCGTCGCACGAACTGCGCACGCCGCTGACGGTGATCGTCGGCTTCCTGGAAATCGCCGCGCAGGAAGGGCTGGACGCGGCCACGCGCTCCTCGCACCTGAAGCTGATGACGGAGCAGGGCCACCGCATGCAGCACCTGATCGAGGACATGCTGACCTTGTCGCGCCTGGAGTCGGTGGATTACCCGATGCGGCCGGAGCCGATCGTGGTCAACCAGCTGATGGACCAGTTGCTGCGCGAGGCGCGGGCGCTGTCGGCCGGCAAGCACGAGATCACCATGGAAGTGTCCGGTCCAGATGTGTTGGGTTCGTATGATGAGCTGCACAGCGCCTTCGGCAACCTGGCCTCGAACGCCGTGCGTTACACGCCGGCGGGTGGCAAGATCCACCTGGTCTGGAAAGAATTCGAGAACGGCATCAAATTCATGGTGGAAGATACCGGCATCGGCATCAGCCCCGAGCACATTTCGCGCTTGACCGAGCGTTTCTACCGCGTCGACAAGAGCCGCTCACGCGAAACGCAGGGTACCGGCCTGGGGCTGGCCATCGTCAAACACGTGCTGCTGCGCCACGGCAGCACACTGCAGATCAAATCCGAAGCGGGCAAGGGCAGCACCTTCATCGTCTGCATGCCGAAGACGGCGGTGGTGGAGCAGCAGCCGGAGCTGCTGGCCGGTTAA
- a CDS encoding DUF3597 domain-containing protein: protein MGMLSNIFHKIFPPSHPAVAQAPQGTTVPTAPGPAPTAPVVEPAAVQLTDVDVESILNDKAKQAGQPLNWRTSIVDLLKLLDLDSSLQSRKELAQELHYAGDMENSASMNIWLHRQVMTKLAQNGGKVPADLKD from the coding sequence ATGGGTATGCTCAGCAACATCTTCCACAAGATTTTCCCGCCATCGCATCCGGCGGTAGCGCAAGCGCCGCAGGGAACTACCGTGCCGACAGCGCCCGGACCGGCGCCGACCGCGCCGGTCGTCGAACCTGCCGCCGTGCAGCTGACCGATGTGGATGTCGAAAGCATCCTCAACGACAAGGCCAAGCAGGCCGGCCAGCCACTGAACTGGCGCACGTCGATCGTGGATCTGTTGAAGCTGCTGGATCTGGATAGCAGTCTGCAGTCGCGCAAGGAGCTGGCGCAGGAGCTGCACTATGCCGGCGACATGGAGAATTCCGCCAGCATGAATATCTGGCTGCACCGCCAGGTGATGACCAAGCTGGCGCAGAACGGCGGCAAAGTGCCCGCCGACCTGAAGGATTAA
- the phoU gene encoding phosphate signaling complex protein PhoU: protein MIGEHSSKQYDNELEAIRSKVLLMGGIVETQFLDAMTCFRIGNSERADRVMREDDTVNQLEVSLDDACSHLIVRRQPAANDLRTIMATIKVITDLERIGDEATKIARTAKQLHARGAVTVNHYEMVRGIANNTSDLLHDALDAFARNDGKQALQLIAQDAVIDHEFRSIMRNLITFMMEDPRTISAALDTLWVAKAIERIGDHAKNIAEYVIYVVEGRDIRHTKLPMLEEQPEQAE, encoded by the coding sequence ATGATCGGTGAGCATTCATCCAAGCAGTACGACAACGAACTGGAAGCCATCCGCAGCAAAGTGCTGCTGATGGGCGGCATCGTCGAGACCCAGTTCCTCGACGCCATGACCTGTTTCCGTATCGGCAACTCCGAGCGCGCCGACCGCGTGATGCGCGAGGACGACACGGTCAACCAGCTGGAAGTGTCGCTGGACGACGCCTGCAGCCACCTGATCGTGCGCCGCCAGCCGGCCGCCAACGACCTGCGCACCATCATGGCCACCATCAAGGTGATCACCGATCTGGAGCGCATCGGCGACGAAGCCACCAAGATCGCCCGCACCGCCAAGCAGCTGCACGCGCGCGGCGCGGTGACCGTGAACCACTATGAAATGGTGCGCGGCATCGCCAACAACACCAGCGATCTGCTGCACGACGCGCTGGACGCTTTTGCCCGCAACGACGGCAAGCAGGCGCTGCAACTGATCGCCCAGGACGCCGTGATCGACCACGAGTTCCGCTCGATCATGCGCAATCTGATCACTTTCATGATGGAAGACCCGCGCACGATTTCGGCCGCGCTGGATACGCTGTGGGTGGCCAAGGCCATCGAGCGCATCGGCGACCACGCCAAGAATATCGCGGAATACGTGATCTATGTGGTGGAAGGCCGCGACATCCGTCACACCAAACTCCCCATGCTGGAAGAACAGCCTGAACAAGCCGAGTAA